One Eurosta solidaginis isolate ZX-2024a chromosome 1, ASM4086904v1, whole genome shotgun sequence genomic window, ACAAAGCAAACAAACAGCAACCACGGTTACCACTTCtcgtccatttggaccaaaaatagtcccttccaaccccatttggtccgctggtccctttttctcaactTTGGTCCTTTTTATACTacattcaaacagaaaaataaattgaagcaTCTTCGATTTAAACTGAGTGTTGTTCATACAACTCAGTTTAGCTTACTTACTTAACtcgcgcttaaccgtctaaacggttatggccgtccaacaaggcgcgccagtcgctccttcgctccgccaaccggcgccaattggtcacaccaagggagtttaaatcgttttccacctggtccttccaacggagtagggggcgccttctacctctgcttccataggcgggttccgatataaacactttgttggccggagcatcatctttcattcgcataatatggcctagccagcgcagccgctgcgttttaattcgctggactatgttgatgtctgcgtatagctcgtacagcccattattaaatcttcttcggtactcgccatcgccaacgcgtagaggtccataaatctttcgaagaacttttctctcgaacactcccaaagccgattcatctgctgttgtcatggtccatgcttctgccccatatagcaggacgggtacgataagtgacttgtagagtatgattttcgttcgccgagagaggactttaattttcaattacctacctagtccaaagtagcatttattggcaagattgattcttcgctggatttcagtgctgatgttgttgctagtgttgatgatggttcccaaataaacgaagtcttttactattttgaaattatggccgctaacagtagcgtggttgccaagacgcgtGTACGCTGACTCTTttctggatgacagcaggtacttcgttttgtccttccgttcaccatcaaacccatctttaccgcttctttttccagtttggagtaagcagaactaacagcgcgggtgtttaggccgatgatatcaatgtcatcagcatatgacagtaattgcacgcttttttagtatattgttccagtgcggttaagttctgcagctagtataattttctccagcatcaaattaaagaaatcgaacgatagggggtcaccctgtttgaaacctcgtttagtttcgaacggctcggagaggtccttcccaattctgactgagctgatggtgttgctcaacgtcattttgcacagccgtataagttttggggggaaaccaaattcagacatagcggcatatagggagctccttttcgtgctgtcgaaggcggctttaaagtcgacgaagaggtgatgtgtgtcgattctcttttcacgggtttttttccaagatttggcgcattgtgaaaatctggtcgatggtagatttaccaggtctgaagccgcactgataaggtccaatcagccggttcacggtggacttcaatatttcgcacaatacacttgaaaggaccttatatgcgatattaagaaggctgattccacgatagttggtgcattttgcagtatcccccttcttgtggcctgggcaaaaaacacttagattccaaccgtcgggcatgcactcgtccgcctatatttgctaagaagctgttgcatgcgccttaccaactcctcgccgccgtacttgaaatgctccgcgggcaatccatcagcacccacggccttgttgttcttcaatctggttattgctgttCTAAATTCGTCATAATCttgcgggggacatatattccatcatcatccattgcggaatcgggttcgtcatctctgtgcggcgaatagctgcctccatttaggagagcagagaagtgttccctccataatctaagcactctctagacatcagttacaaggtcaccgttttcgttcctacaggggTTCGCCCctgtcttgaaaccttccgtctgtcgccgtattttttggtagaattttcgggcgttattcctggtggctagcagctcaagctcctcgcactcacgcctttctgcttctgcttttttcttcctgaaaaggcgtctagcttcctttttcaactcacgatagcgttcacacactcctcttgtcgcgctctcttttaacgtagccctgtaggcagcgtcttttctttcggttgcaacgcggcattcttcatcgtaccagttgttttttcgtgacccccagtaaccaattttttcctcggcggcagtacgaagtgctttggagatatgctcccactgctcctgtattccttcaggatgagttttgctctcagagagcaggtgtgagagtcgagttgcgaaatcattggcagtctgttgtgattgaagcttttcgatgtctagctttccttgtgtttttcgttccttggttttagccgcgttgaggcgggtgcgtattttggctgcaacgagataatgttccgagtcgatgttaggttctCGAATCGTGCGCATATCTAAaatactggaggcatgccgtccgtctatcaaaACGTGATCGatatgattgcgagtatttcgatcaggagacagccatgtagcttgatgtatctttttatgcatgaacctcgtgctggatatgaccatgtttcgagcaccggcaaagtcaatcagcctcagtccgttaggagaagtttcattgtgtaggctggactttccgactgtagggccaaaaacaccttctttgcccaccctggcgttaaagtcgccaagcacgacttttatatcatgcagcgctcgtatgtgcgttctaatggTTCATAAAAAgggtctttcacctcatcgtctttctcctctgtctgtcagatgaatgatatattaaacaattttgcttttattcggatagcggcgacaCGCTCGTCCAcgggcgtgaacgccagcacttggcgacaaagtctctctcccaccacgaatccgacgccgaaactgcactTATTCGtgtggccactccaatagatgtcacaatttttgatcttctgtcttccttgcttcgtccaacgcatttcttggatggcggtgatgtcagattttgctttgacgaggacatcaaccagccgggcatctgcaccaatcccattcagggggtgcatgccctcaattcattgtccttcgaacgtttgccatggtcgtcatcaatagagagtgtatttatccgaggcttgttgctatatttcattggagtttggttttacgtggcgggtcccaagcccagcgcacaacccgctcagcgggggtgtaaatattacttgcacgtttatatagcgagccgcttgctccaagtcagatgcccgcttgcagccgcacctagaggtgtacagacgctgccgatgagatctcccccggctagcccttaaaccgattatgtcagagtggcttagccaggttgtcgccttctcacattagctcagaGGAtatttggccgcaagcgaccggcagtagtgagctgcttgaaccgcatgcaaaagaatcgctctggccattcccaggtgaatggcggtcagaagctttccccactttcgtggacttctacacaagGCTTCACCCCTCAGTTTAGCTTACACAATGGTAATTTGGCAGCTGggtggctcatctctacagcaacaatatacctttgttcagactgtcaaaatgtgcgtgttggtattaggcgaatggaatggaatgaaaacataaaactttgaaatttttgtgtgttgtaagaaaatgtgttcaatgttttggtttcatttgtcATCTTCTTtggacaatccctactccagtgaaatgaagaaaataaatcagttgatgagatgagccacaCATAAacttgagccatgcgtaactgacgtttaaatgtaTTCAATAAACAGACTTttcaaggttgcatttgcagtttgaaacaatttattacgcaattttttgattagcaatttgttattacaatttattatatgataaattgcgtaataaattgctcaaatggtataaattgcaaATTTGGTGTGTGCTTGTACCTAGTATTAGGCAGTGGCaatgattttggtacttttcttccttttcattaacccacatataatttttaatttacttatgtatatgaaaatcttacaacaaaaattgcttagtcaataaAGTGTAGCAGACCAATGACGTTCCATAGGAGATATTTTAGGCGACGCATTAATAAGAAAAGTGATGGATCTAAgggcaaacacattacagggaCTTATCAGAAAACATTCCTGTTTTAGTATCCAGATATTTCGATCttttatcaaacacttttcgtgatagatttttttcactagttgagcttagaaattttttttcaaatgcacctgtgcctctaagaaatttggcaAGGCTCCACTGATAGAGCTATTATGATGGCCGTCGagttaaaatttgatttgaaaactaagtaaaataaaggaactaattggttttatgtttggtcgcactctcaaaattttttacaaataaatcctatgtaaaaattgCGGGAGTATTGTGGTGTTCTAGGAGTATTGTGGGGTTAAGGCACGCCGAATGCTGGAGAACTAAGTAGCTtgacataagaaatattttaactgtaagtAAGGCAGGAATAGTTCTTGGAAGCGGTAATTTTATAAATGAATAACGAATCGcgattgaacaaatttacttttatatacagattttgaagcaaataaaaaaatatttgattttgaaagaaatgttttgtattttgttcatGTAGGTAGAAtcccataaacttcaataacaacgctgttacctaatttctagtacctagttaaatgtaatcaggttccgttattgcacagttgaaacttttaagacgtttgattttTAATCAGAAGCCTGGGGCTAGATACAGTAAATGTGAGTTTGTCAAAAATCACACTTACCAAATCTAGGCTTTGGTATAAAATTTCAACGTTcgggggaaaaagtaagcatcacttatgatttactgagtttgcttaTAGTTCTGCTACACCAAAACGTAAGTGTTTAAGCCTTTTCTTTCTAAAACCTAACtacgctatacattttatttctttccaattaacaacataatgctggaactgaGGGCTTTGTCAGCAAAACTACATTCAAAACTTATAgttagacttatcctagaaatttgaaaatataatacctaaaGGTAGTGTTTTGTGTGTCCAGTTTGAATTAAGTCTAGTAATCGCtaagtttattcaaattttttataggaaaccatggaaacatcctgaTCCGACTATGACACTTTTGTGAGTTGCTTGTatcacaatcaaaaaaaaaacaaaaatttggtccttttttctgatatttggtcctttttttcgatgaattttcgTCCTAAATGAAAACGTGGTGTAGCAACCGTGTCAGGAACCAAACCTGATGCTAACCAACACTGTCTGTGCTAATCAGCtggtatgaagcaaaaaaaaacttttttgtagGCATTTCAACAATTTGAATAAAACCTACATTTAATAGCAAAAGCTATGTTTAAAACAACGTGTTTTGATATTtggaggaaagaaaaggaaatgccTCACATTTTGACGCTCTGCAAAGAGTTGGATGATAAGATGGGTAGTGGGATTGCAGCGGGAATAATAACAGAATTTTGTGGTGGCCCTGGATGTGGCAAAACCCAAATGTGGTAactaattttttcattcattaaaATGTTAGTTAATTTCTATGTTAATTAACGTTCAATTTAGCTTGCAGCTTTGTATAAATGTGCAATTTCCTAAATCAGTTGGTGGATTACAAGGTAAAGCTATTTATCTGGATACCAACCAAGATTTCAGCGCAACGCGTTTGCGGGGTAAATAGATTTTACTTTAGCAACTTTTTATATTtagttataacttattattctttACAGAAATGGCCGTTTGCACGGAAAAGCGATTTCATCGTGCAATGCATAAAGGTACCTATGACACTCTCACCCAGACCCCCTTCACAGTTAACACTATATTGAGTGGTGTTACATACATTTATTGCAAGAATTGTCAAACTTTACAAGCTGCGGTTGCACAACTACGAAATATGCTGAATGAGGATATAGCGGTAATTGCCTTGACAGTTAACAACATAAAAATATGTGctcaatttaatattttcttaCAGATTAAACTTATTATTGTAGACTCGTTTTCGTTTCCATTACGCTTCATTGAAGAGGTGGCGGAACGTACAGGTTTAATTTATACTTTATTAACTGAGTTGCAACAGTTAGCAATGGAGTATCAAGTAGTGGTGAGTAATAGTACGCCACATCTATACGTTTATCTTCCCACTACAACCAACAGTTCCAAATTTTGCAGTTTATTTTTTGCTGAAATTCGGTTCCTGATATTcccgaaattttatttttatatatttttctgtcggctttttaaaaataaactaatttttcAATATTGCATCGATCCAAATTAACagtatataaattttgtattaataaCTGTATGTAAACTTAACAACAACCCCAACCTCTTCTTTAATTGGAATAAGGACTCGTTGACACGccatcagagaacagcaaaaatcgaacacaacaacgtttgATTACATTCgacaacatgatcgtgttcaatgatccaacttgcttaaacgaacataatcgacattaatttaaaatcaaccaacttattgcatgcgtgaatataatcaattcaggcgttttctcgtttgcctcaacagcgattacattcatcggaatgaaaaggcaaatatgaaaactccatgcgtctgaatatttgcatgattcttctgctcACGTCACGACGACAAggtacatataaacattgcttacgattctgtttgtttgctgaactaaacgatactaattctcgtgctttgattttattctccgcttgccttcgtttgatcaatacaatcgtacacaaaacctgttcggtcattcgatcgcaatcatgctaatggagtctagtaaagacagatgctgagtttattcaattatgagtttattcgcatgattgaatgtgaatgcaggttttagtgtttgattaaatcaagaaaattgtgatttttgcagttctctgcaCGCCATTTGGATTTAACTCTGAAATGATTCGCGTCATAATGgaataaactcagcatctgtctttactagactccattagcatgattgcgatcgaatgaccgaacaggttttgtgtacgattgtattgatcaaacgaaggcaagcggagaataaaatcaaagcacgagaattagtatcgtttagttcggcaaacaaacagaatcgtaagcaatgtttatatgtagctagTCGCCGTGACGtgagggcagaagaatcatgcaaatattcagacgcatggagttttcatatttgccttttcattccgatgaatgtaatcgctgttgaggcaaacgagcaaacgcctgaattgattatattcacgcatgcaataagttggttgattttaaatcaatgtcgattatgttcgtttaagcaagttggatcattgaacacgatcatgttgccgaatgtaatcaaacgttgttgtgttcgatttttgctgttctctgatggCGTGTCAACGAGTCCTTATTCCAATTAAAGAAGAGGTTGGGGTTGTTGCCTTTTAAAAGCATTGTAATGACATTGTATGCAAAAAGGCAAAGATGGATTTCCTGTTTTGAGTGATCGCACCCactggatgggacgaagcactgctagaaacacaacagaggtttgtgtagcgcaatccgTTTAAGGCCTTGCCGGCACAAtttatagcttccgcaacccaattatcaacttTACCCACCCGTGGCGAAACCTGTTTATTAAgcaaacgaggctctggcgacccagagTTCGTCAACGAACTAGGCTTCGGGGGCGTgaggcctagaaggttcaatgtagttatttgaaatcgttcgcgagatggttGGGTTATACCTTTATGTTTGTAACCGGAACAACAACGCTAAAAGTCCATCACTAAAAATATCTAAAGcaatatcaagtgcgcagaaaagtatgcatcATTTAGTACTATATAGTCATAAGGCATGAACGCCTAAGGCCCGATTTTTTTAGTAGTTGGTTAGGCTaaacttaaactaagtttgcttaaactctagtcaaatttaatcTCCAGtaaaactactgagcagtttttcagtcacagtttaagggcGCCTTTGGAGTATGCTTTTTTCTGCGGCAACAttgggttttttattatctacatAATTTGTAGATAGGGCAACAGctagattttgtttacccaacaaacgtgaaaaaaaattctccggcgaaaaatatatctagttccggaggtgatacccaacatcattatttaattattcttaaaccagattgttctctagttgatatccaacttcattctccaatcactatccaacgtttgagaaattttgtaaaattcgaGTGTATGTGTGCCATGAGTGTGCcttaagtgaaaactcatcttccttgcagatgccgtacagattcggcataaaacaagtaggacccgtcccgccaatttgtaggaaaaatttaaaggagcacaacgcaaattggaagagaagctcggcctaaaatctcttcggaggttatcgcgcctcacatttatttattttttaaattatatatattttattttattttcgtgaaaatactgtagtatggaatcttacgtTTGAGTCCAGTTAGACAACCTCAAATtgttaatgaaattttttcaagttAAGGAATAGCATTTttggctttataaaaaatttcctcctttgctgagtacgctatgattctcgagttgagccactgtttcgaaacaactcttgagattttggaagtatgcctagttatgaaCATGAGCtttaatggtactcaagcccaaatgcttattATATACCCAAtaacgccatttcgaacgaacgcaaagaACTTATAGGTTAACTAGAGCTTAACCCTGCCAGATTGGCCGCTTAAGcgcagcttaaacttcagttaaagtagaccgaaaaactgcagaataagttaaagcgtagtttaactgacaaactgagttaaaGTTGTACTGCAAAACCGGgcctaaaggctccattactgatacttaacatagacttgacttggcttgcgaactgtcacttacagttctgttaaatgaacattgcatgttactgattagtcaaaacttaacttgacttagaagtctgttgaattttgattttctatgtaagttctaagtgacgtttacattttgagatgctatttgtttgtttccatttcattttgacattttgtcatacaaattaacatttatttaaaaataaatttcaacgctgattatgatgccagattttatgcgccaagtggagtataatcgtggctaagttgccaagtttacgccaagtcaagtcaagtctatgctaagtatcagtactGGGGGCTTAAGTCCCATGTAAAAGTATTATAGTTAAGcaactaaatgttgcatacttttctgtgtAGTTgttactgttttagatatttttagcgATCAAGTTGAAGCGTTAGCGAATGTTGGAATTTGGGTGTGCTGAACGAAGTTGGGACAGGGTGACTTGGTAGTTTGCTTTCTTCATCTGCAAGAGTAGATAACGCGGTGCACAGCACATTATTTTGACTGCGATATCATTGCGAGAAGAAGATTAAAAATATACGACCCATTTAACCCTTTCGACACGGACGGTACGTATGTGTACCACCTGAACTTCAAACGTATCTAAAATGTTTCAATTAAATTCCTTTGAGTGGTGCTATTGCCCTGCCCATATATATTCTTTTCTAAATACATACTAACAAGTCCCGTTACAATTGGATTTTATTTGTTTTCACTAGATCGTTTTCTGTTGCTTGAAGAGCGGTAAAATTTAAGTGCGAAGTTAGTTTTTTCAAGGTTTTTCTATGATGTTAAGTGTTAAAAGcgccaaaaatatttaaaacaaataaggGTACAAGTTTTTAAGGTGTTCACAATTTCAAACGTaagtatttattaaaaacatatatttttacgCTTATTTTAACATATGATACCTACATGTACCAGTCGTCCGTTATGGTGGTACATATGGGTACCAATCGTGCTGTAAGTACTAAAGTTTATTATTCCCCCAGAAAATGGGCCCTGAAGATATCCGAAAAATTCTAGAAGATGAAACTGATAGTGCTACTGACTATGAAGACTTTTCAAGAGGGAGGTCCGACAATTTCATACCAAGTGATTGCACTAGTTCCAGTGGTAACGAAGAGTCCGCAAACGAGCAAAATGAGGCTGCTGGGGGAGAAGTCGCACCAATTGGTGTATCGAGCTCTAGTGGTGATAACGAAGAATCAAGAGATAAAATTGCTTCATAACCCGTCGCATCAAACACTAATATTATATGGAATAATCCTGATGAGAATTTCGTACCGAAAAAATATGTTTATGAACCTCACAATTCCACAATATCAGATAACATACCAGAACAGATATGCCTAAGTTCTCTGGAAAAAAACTGAAGAGAGGTGAAACCGAGTTCAAATGCACATCAACTGGACTGTTGTGCGCAAAATGGCAAGACACTAAAAAAGTATTGGTGCTGAGCAATTGTCACGTAGCTACTATATCAACTGTGACAAAAACCTTGAAAACAGGCGAAACAATTCAAGTACCATgtccaaatcaaataaaattttatgggGAGATCATGGGAGGGATCGATTTGGCTGATCAAATGTCTGGGCTTTATGAATACGTTAGGAAATCGGATAAGTGGTGGAAGATGGTATTATCGATTGATAATAGCCGTGTTATTTTTTACACGTAAAcatctatacgcttaaactttatatggactgctaagcgtcaaactttaaatacacctctgaaattgctgcgcataaaatgtgtactactaaatttcaatacgcattatactcagatgtaactgaaatatgtgtttttgtttcaccctctacactaattctatgtattctatgtgtgtccacaattcattgcaacgtatttagctatatgttataccctatggccatcagagggttgtgtctccgcttttcggtacaccctgtggctgcagCTAGTTATTTAGCCACTGCcggtagatgggtctcctaagcattatctaagcgaggatatgcgtttttttttcacgcgcaaacgtaaacgtatacgcgtgtataaaaaaacacggctaatgatgGCAGCCGTAAATAATGGGTTATTTGTAATGATATCAACCGGAACAAGAgccatttgaaacatttttagTTACCTTAGCTGAGGAATTGATCAACGAAGGCTCAGAAACCACTTCCGTTCGCCGATCACTAAAGCCTGGACGACTGCCACAAACCTCCTCACGTAAGGCAATGCATCTTCCTGTTGAGGGTCCTACACGACGGCGTTGTACCAactggggattcaaggggttgtgtagcgcaatatattgcttctccaacccaattgtcaacctcaccttcgtgcggcgaatcccgtttcactaacagacgaggctctggcgaccccaagctcctcatggaacttgggggtggggagggagggatggcctgaaggttcaatgtggccatataaatcgttcccgagatggtcgggccagcaccttaatggtgctgtgttaccggagcgtatcggatctgtatccgacaaaggaccatc contains:
- the spn-D gene encoding DNA repair protein RAD51 homolog 3, which codes for MFKTTCFDIWRKEKEMPHILTLCKELDDKMGSGIAAGIITEFCGGPGCGKTQMCLQLCINVQFPKSVGGLQGKAIYLDTNQDFSATRLREMAVCTEKRFHRAMHKGTYDTLTQTPFTVNTILSGVTYIYCKNCQTLQAAVAQLRNMLNEDIAIKLIIVDSFSFPLRFIEEVAERTGLIYTLLTELQQLAMEYQVVVVITNELTTRINGNEWKICPALGDSHAHKINQRIILSKSNEHKCYVALVEKSNIVPHIAIPFVIKQNGVRDLP